The genomic window CGGGGCCGTCCAGCACAATATCGATCGCGGCGCAGACCGCGACTGCGACATGGAGCTGCGGATCCTGGGTGACACCGGCTCAGCGGTGCGGATATCCCAGTCGCTGGGCACCTGTTCCCAGGGCTGCCGCCTGGATACGCAGGCGCTTGCCGAAGCCGTCGCCCGCACCGAGGCTGCCTTGGCGCGGGGCGCCGATCTGCTGGTGGTGAACAAGTTCGGCAAGCAGGAAAGCAGCGGCGGTGGCTTTCGCGACACCATTGCCCGGGCCCTGACCCAGGGGATTCCGGTGCTGCTGCATGTGCCGGCCGAACAGATGCCGGCCTTTCATGAATTTGCTCATGATCTGGCGCAGCCGTTGACTGCCGAGGATCTGCCGGACTGGTGCGCGGCCCTGGCCCTGCGGGCCCCGGCATGACCCCCGATCCTGTCATCGACGCGCGCGGCCTGCTGTGTCCGTTGCCGGTCCTGCGGTTGCGCAAGCGGTTGCAGGCGCTGGCGCCGGGCAGCCGGGTGGTGCTGCTGGCCACCGATCCGGCGGCGGCGATCGATGTGCCGCATTTCTGTGCCCAGTCGGGGCATAGATTGCTGGCGAGCCACCCCCAGGCCGAAGGTGCAACCGCCTTCACCGTCGAGCGGGGGCCCGCCTGCGCCATGAAGGCAGGCGTCTGACCGAACGACCCGGCCCCGGGCTGGACGCCGGTGCTACCAGCCCCTATTCCTGCTGCAACTGGTATGGAGCCCGCGATGACCGATCTGACCGAATTGCGCCTGTCAAACCTTCTGGTCGCCCTGGACGGCGATGGCGTTGCCACCGTAACGCTGAACCGCGCCGCCAAGCGCAATGCGCTCAGCGCCGAAACCATCGAGGAACTGGTGACGGTGTTTTCGGCGATGCCGACATCGGGCGCGCGGGCGGTGGTGCTGCGGGCCGAGGGCCCGCATTTCTGCGCCGGTCTGGATCTGGTCGAACACGGGCGCGAAGGCCGCAGCCCGGCCGAATTCATGCGCATCTGCCTGCGCTGGCACGAGGCGTTCAACAAGATTGAATATGGCGGCATCCCGGTCATCGCCGCGCTGAAGGGCGCGGTGGTGGGCGGCGGGCTGGAGCTGGCCTCCTCTGTGCATATCCGGGTGATGGACGAAACCACCTATTTCGGCCTGCCCGAGGGGCAGCGCGGCCTGTTTACCGGCGGCGGCGCAACCATTCGTGTGCCGCGTCTGATCGGTCAGGCGCGCATGGTGGACATGATGCTGACCGGACGGCTGTACTCGGGGGACGA from Paracoccus sp. SMMA_5_TC includes these protein-coding regions:
- a CDS encoding DUF2478 domain-containing protein, translated to MMLAYLTCQDAAPGAADLLIAQAVAELEARGLRLAGAVQHNIDRGADRDCDMELRILGDTGSAVRISQSLGTCSQGCRLDTQALAEAVARTEAALARGADLLVVNKFGKQESSGGGFRDTIARALTQGIPVLLHVPAEQMPAFHEFAHDLAQPLTAEDLPDWCAALALRAPA
- a CDS encoding crotonase/enoyl-CoA hydratase family protein produces the protein MTDLTELRLSNLLVALDGDGVATVTLNRAAKRNALSAETIEELVTVFSAMPTSGARAVVLRAEGPHFCAGLDLVEHGREGRSPAEFMRICLRWHEAFNKIEYGGIPVIAALKGAVVGGGLELASSVHIRVMDETTYFGLPEGQRGLFTGGGATIRVPRLIGQARMVDMMLTGRLYSGDEAVAVGLAQYRTADSEALAYDLARRAAQNTPLSNFAICSGISHMQNMSGLDAAYAEATLAGIVNTQDAAKGRLDSFAQGTAVKIKPE
- a CDS encoding sulfurtransferase TusA family protein yields the protein MTPDPVIDARGLLCPLPVLRLRKRLQALAPGSRVVLLATDPAAAIDVPHFCAQSGHRLLASHPQAEGATAFTVERGPACAMKAGV